AAAAGAAGCTGATAAAGGTCTTGTCCTCGCTGCTTTCAGCAGTTGCCATGAAATCTTTGATGACCGGAGGCACGCCAAATTTATCCACTATCAGATCTGAGTTATGAAGCACGTCATTTATCGCGTCATACTCGAAAATCAGCACATTCGCCTCCTTTATCGCAATTTTGTTGCGTTCCTCGCTGACAGACAGTTCCTCTAAAATTTTATGCGTCCGGGTGATATCAACCACCACTCCGTATATGGAATCAATCCCTTTGTCTTCGGTTATCCTGCCTCCTTTATTAAGCACGGATGTAACGTTACCGTCGGTTCCGACCATTCTGTATGCGACCTCGAAGCTGTCTTTTTCTTCAATCTGTGACAGTATCTCCGTGCGGATATTTTCTCTCTCCTGGGGTGAAATACTGTTCCAGAAACTCCGGTGATACAGGTCCAATGCCTCTTCATCCGAACATCCCGTGAGTTTCGTAAAACCGCTGCTCAGATACTCAATTGTGTACCTGTCATCCATTTTACATTTAAAGACCCCGCCCGGTATGTTGGCTATAAGCGCTTCAGTCATCCTGTTTGCCGATTTGAGTGCGAGCATGGAGCGGCGCTCCCTGTACAATATATAAAAAATCAGAAGGAGAAGGATCGCACTCATCCGGAAGACAAGCCGCCCAGCGTCCTTTTTTATCGATTCTATGCGGCTTGCGACATATTCCCCCGGAACAAATATGCCTACGTACCAATCCTCTGTGCCGACTGGTTTAAAGTATGCTATACGCAGGCGCCCCATGTAGGCGTAACTGAAGGATATATCCGCACCTTTTTTCATTGCCGCTTTCAGGTCGTCCTGGGTCAAAGAGCTGTTAAAACTGGCTTTTGCAAGGACATCGAATATGTTGCTGTGTGTAGTCCGGCAGATGGCGTTCCGATGATTGCTCCTAAGGATGAATTCGCCGTTGCTTCGGATAATGTGTATGTACCCCTGTCCCCTGAAAATATTCTGATTTATAAGATTTTTTAGCCTGTTTGCAGGGATAAGTCCGCGGATGGTTGCAGCAACGTTTCTGCCTTGAGTTATCGGCACTATGACGGATATGTAATCCGCGCCTGCCATTGTCCTAGTCCTTATAATAATTCTGTCTGTTATCAGCGATGTGTCAGGCGGAGGGAATTTCCCTTCGTCCGTCGTAAGAAAGCGGCCATCGGGGAAAGTTATTGCCATAGACACGAAGTCAGTCCCAACAACGGACTGCTTTAAAAGTTGTATCGCGGCTGGGTCATTCGGGCCGCCCGTGGCTGATATCTGATTCGCTGCCGCCTTTACTAAGCTCGTATATATGTCTAAGCGGTCTTTGATGTTTCCGGCGCACATACTCGCAATTTCTGATATCTGCCGGGTTTCCTCGTTACGGCGGTTTTCTTGGACGTTTGAGATAAAAATAAGAAAGAAGACTACGACAAGACATAAAACCAACAACAACACTGGCAGATAACTTCGCGGTCTTTCCATGGTCGGCTTTTGCTGGTGATCAGGATGCATTATGCCCGCCTCGATCCTGTTTTGACGTAAGAAAGCTCTGATAAATGCACCTCCTATACTATTACTATATCAAAAATCTGTATATAATAGATATTATAAGATACTAAACAATCTATTCTCCCTGATAATTTTTGTCAAGCAGAAAAAATATATGGCATGTAAATAAAAAAGTTTGAAAGAATAAGTAAAAGGAATTAAATTGAATGAAGGAAGCTGCGTGGAATTTCTGTGGTTGAAGCCCCACGGCACCGGTTCAGAGGTTTGAATCATATCATCTTGATGAACTGTCAACCTGTCTGAACCTGTGCTGAATTTGGTTCTTCATGTTCGTTTCCCTGTAAAACTCAAATGGCGTGGTTTCTGGTCAATGCCGCTTAACGGCTTTTTACTGTGGTGCGCATGACTGTCCGCTCGATCGGCAGGCCGTTTTTGATCTCGACTGCGACAAAGCGTCCTTCCGGTGTAATCCAAAACGGAGTACCGGAAATATAAACCAGCTTATTGCTCATTTACTCACCTCCTTGTAAGTTGCATATCACTACAAGCTATATATTTTACCCTTTTATCCCATTATGTCAAGGGCAAAGGGGGACGCCCCGTGCCGGAACGGAATGTTTTATTGTCGTGTCCTTTGCAGATGCCGGAAAATATACGGCTGATATGGTTTTAAAAGCTACATGTTTATGATAGGCGGGATGAACGCGGTTGACGGCGCGCTGTCCCATGGGAAGAGGACCCATGTATCCTGGCTGACTTCCGTTATGAATGTGTCGACCATCGGGCGCCCCTCCGGTTTGGCGTAGACAGTTGCGAAATGTGCACCGACAAACATGTCCCGGACGATTTTGGCCGTCTTGCCTGTATCGACGAGGTCGTCGATGATGAGCCATGTCCCGTTGACTCCGGCAAGGTCAGGACGCTTCAGGATGTTTGCGGCACCCTGGTCTTTCATTGTATAACTTGATATGCATATCGTATCAACAAGATGTATATCGAGTTCACGCGCAATTATCGCAGCAGGAACTAGCCCTCCGCGTGCGATTGTTATGATCCTGCTCCAGTCCTTCCTTTGATCCAGAAGCTTCCATGCGAGAGCCCTGCAGTCCTGCTGTAACTGTTCCCACGAGACAGAGTAGGTCTTGTTGTAGCGGTTTGCTGAATTGGCCATAATAATACCTCCTGTGTAAAAACAAGTTGCGCCGTATTCCCTAGCATTCAGCGTTTCGACAGATTGTATCTTTTGGCATGGAGATTGTCTATTGATTCTTGCGGCAGGAAGGCATGTTATGATTTTGATATCTCAGAAAAACGGAGCATATATGTATTCCTGTGTTTGGTCCATTCGACAGGGATCACTTTACATTCAAAGGATGTGCCCATACCTGGCAGGGATATTTTATAATCTGCGGACCTGTCGCATATATAGTTTTTTATGATGCATACTCCGCAGGGAGAATTTGTTTTAAAGAGGGCATGATGGCATTTTGTGCCCGGTTTTATCTCAGGGAATAAAGAAAGAGCCTCTTTGTTTGCGAAGAGTATCTCATGTGTGTCCGCATCAATTATCAATGAGCAGAAATTCATGTCATTCAGAGCAGCTTTGAATGTATTTATTTTTGCATCCAGTTTCTGCGCCAACAGCTCCCTGATCAGGAAGGCGGCAATTACCTGGCCTGACATCGATACGTTGTCTATATCCTGCAAAGGGAGCATGATGCTTTCGTCCATGCAGTCAAAACCGATAAAGCCTCTGTATGCTCCGTCGTCCATCAGTGCGATTTTGATTGAGCCGGCTATCTGCTGGCCTTCAAAATTTTTCTGATGTTCAAATAATCCGGGGTTGGAGCCGATAGTGGAATAGATGCCTCTGCTGTCAAAGTCATCTTGGTAATTGCGCAGTTCCTTCCCATAGCGGCAGTTTTGCAGCATGTGGATATGGGGCTCGACCCCGTCGTTGCACCACTCGTATATCTCTGAGCATCCCTGTCCGTCAGGAGTGTT
This portion of the Synergistaceae bacterium genome encodes:
- the gpt gene encoding xanthine phosphoribosyltransferase → MANSANRYNKTYSVSWEQLQQDCRALAWKLLDQRKDWSRIITIARGGLVPAAIIARELDIHLVDTICISSYTMKDQGAANILKRPDLAGVNGTWLIIDDLVDTGKTAKIVRDMFVGAHFATVYAKPEGRPMVDTFITEVSQDTWVLFPWDSAPSTAFIPPIINM